A stretch of the Erinaceus europaeus chromosome 1, mEriEur2.1, whole genome shotgun sequence genome encodes the following:
- the SLC2A10 gene encoding solute carrier family 2, facilitated glucose transporter member 10 isoform X4 has protein sequence MGHAPPLLLLCVSVSFLGGLTFGYELTVISGALLPLQLDFGLSCLEQELLVGSLLLGALLASMVGGFLIDRYGRKKTILGSNLVLLAGSLNLGLAGSLAWLILGRSVAGFAISLSSMACCIYVSELVEAQRRGVLVSLYEAGITVGILLSYAVNYTLAGHPWGWRQMFGWAAAPALLQSLSLLFLPADADEAAAHKDLIPLQGGEVSKLDLTVPRYSFLDLFRARDNMRSRTTVGLGLVLFQQLTGQPNLLCYASTIFHSVGFQGDSSAVLASVGLGTVKVVATLIAMGLVDRAGRRALLLAGCALMALSVSGIGLVSFAISMDSGPSCLTMPNSTRLPGLPGDSALPSGISPSPLPTPSKNHGEKVSSISGQSKPHSAVWASTGPPFWALGTVAPTRPAGEHVLLHWTALLCMMIFVSAFSFGFGPVTWLVLSEIYPMKIRGRAFAFCNSFNWTANLFISLSFLDLIGQSSKGDTPKEHFKFSRIVDSLLPPLQKRRGTIGLSWTFLLYGLTAILGVGFIYLFVPETKGQSLAEIDQQFQRRRTY, from the exons ATGG GCCACGCCCCACCACTACTGCTCctatgtgtttctgtgtcttttctgGGTGGCCTGACCTTTGGTTATGAACTGACTGTCATATCAGGTGCCCTGCTGCCACTGCAGCTTGACTTTGGGCTGAGCTGCCTGGAGCAGGAGCTCCTGGTGGGTAGCCTGCTCCTGGGCGCCCTGCTTGCCTCCATGGTGGGCGGCTTCCTCATCGACCGTTATGGCAGAAAGAAAACCATCCTCGGGAGCAACTTGGTGCTGCTGGCAGGCAGCCTGAACCTGGGCCTGGCTGGCTCCTTGGCCTGGCTGATCTTGGGCCGCTCAGTAGCTGGCTTTGCAATCTCCCTTTCCTCCATGGCCTGCTGTATCTATGTGTCAGAGTTGGTGGAAGCACAGCGGAGAGGAGTGCTAGTGTCTCTTTATGAGGCTGGCATCACTGTGGGGATTCTGCTGTCTTACGCAGTCAACTACACACTGGCTGGTCACCCTTGGGGCTGGAGGCAAATGTTTGGCTGGGCTGCGGCACCTGCCCTTCTGCAATCCCTcagcctcctctttctccctgctgATGCAGATGAGGCTGCAGCCCATAAAGACCTCATCCCCCTCCAGGGAGGTGAAGTCTCTAAACTGGACTTGACAGTGCCACGATACTCCTTTCTGGATCTCTTCAGAGCACGGGATAATATGCGCAGCCGGACCacagtggggctggggctggtgcTTTTTCAGCAGCTCACAGGGCAGCCCAACTTGCTGTGCTATGCCTCCACCATCTTCCATTCAGTCGGCTTCCAGGGGGACTCCTCAGCTGTTCTGGCCTCTGTGGGGCTTGGCACAGTGAAGGTTGTGGCCACTCTGATTGCCATGGGGTTGGTGGACCGAGCAGGCCGTAGGGCACTGCTGCTAGCTGGCTGTGCCCTCATGGCCCTGTCAGTCAGTGGCATTGGCCTTGTCAGCTTTGCCATATCCATGGACTCAGGCCCAAGTTGCCTGACCATGCCCAATTCAACCAGGTTGCCGGGCCTTCCTGGAGACTCTGCCCTGCCAAGTGGCATATCACCATCTCCACTGCCAACACCTAGCAAGAACCATGGGGAGAAAGTGTCATCAATCTCTGGGCAGAGCAAGCCTCACTCTGCAGTCTGGGCATCCACAGGCCCTCCCTTTTGGGCCCTAGGCACTGTGGCCCCCACCCGTCCTGCAGGAGAGCATGTCCTGTTGCACTGGACTGCACTGCTCTGCATGATGATATTTGTGAGTGCTTTCTCATTTGGATTTGGGCCAg TGACCTGGCTGGTTCTCAGTGAGATCTACCCTATGAAGATTCGAGGGAGGGCCTTCGCCTTCTGCAACAGCTTTAACTGGACTGCCAACCTTTTCATTAGCCTCTCCTTCCTAGACCTTATCG gacagtcttccaaaggagatACACCAAAGGAGCATTTCAAATTTTCCAGAATTGTAGATTCTCTCCTACCCCCACTCCAGAAGAGGAGAG GCACCATTGGCTTGTCCTGGACCTTCCTGCTTTATGGGCTGACTGCTATCCTCGGCGTGGGCTTCATCTATTTGTTTGTCCCTGAAACAAAAGGCCAGTCACTGGCAGAGATAGACCAGCAGTTCCAGAGGAGACG
- the SLC2A10 gene encoding solute carrier family 2, facilitated glucose transporter member 10 isoform X7, translating into MVGGFLIDRYGRKKTILGSNLVLLAGSLNLGLAGSLAWLILGRSVAGFAISLSSMACCIYVSELVEAQRRGVLVSLYEAGITVGILLSYAVNYTLAGHPWGWRQMFGWAAAPALLQSLSLLFLPADADEAAAHKDLIPLQGGEVSKLDLTVPRYSFLDLFRARDNMRSRTTVGLGLVLFQQLTGQPNLLCYASTIFHSVGFQGDSSAVLASVGLGTVKVVATLIAMGLVDRAGRRALLLAGCALMALSVSGIGLVSFAISMDSGPSCLTMPNSTRLPGLPGDSALPSGISPSPLPTPSKNHGEKVSSISGQSKPHSAVWASTGPPFWALGTVAPTRPAGEHVLLHWTALLCMMIFVSAFSFGFGPVTWLVLSEIYPMKIRGRAFAFCNSFNWTANLFISLSFLDLIGQSSKGDTPKEHFKFSRIVDSLLPPLQKRRGTIGLSWTFLLYGLTAILGVGFIYLFVPETKGQSLAEIDQQFQRRRFMLSFDWAQSLAGIQYSPIEVPEAP; encoded by the exons ATGGTGGGCGGCTTCCTCATCGACCGTTATGGCAGAAAGAAAACCATCCTCGGGAGCAACTTGGTGCTGCTGGCAGGCAGCCTGAACCTGGGCCTGGCTGGCTCCTTGGCCTGGCTGATCTTGGGCCGCTCAGTAGCTGGCTTTGCAATCTCCCTTTCCTCCATGGCCTGCTGTATCTATGTGTCAGAGTTGGTGGAAGCACAGCGGAGAGGAGTGCTAGTGTCTCTTTATGAGGCTGGCATCACTGTGGGGATTCTGCTGTCTTACGCAGTCAACTACACACTGGCTGGTCACCCTTGGGGCTGGAGGCAAATGTTTGGCTGGGCTGCGGCACCTGCCCTTCTGCAATCCCTcagcctcctctttctccctgctgATGCAGATGAGGCTGCAGCCCATAAAGACCTCATCCCCCTCCAGGGAGGTGAAGTCTCTAAACTGGACTTGACAGTGCCACGATACTCCTTTCTGGATCTCTTCAGAGCACGGGATAATATGCGCAGCCGGACCacagtggggctggggctggtgcTTTTTCAGCAGCTCACAGGGCAGCCCAACTTGCTGTGCTATGCCTCCACCATCTTCCATTCAGTCGGCTTCCAGGGGGACTCCTCAGCTGTTCTGGCCTCTGTGGGGCTTGGCACAGTGAAGGTTGTGGCCACTCTGATTGCCATGGGGTTGGTGGACCGAGCAGGCCGTAGGGCACTGCTGCTAGCTGGCTGTGCCCTCATGGCCCTGTCAGTCAGTGGCATTGGCCTTGTCAGCTTTGCCATATCCATGGACTCAGGCCCAAGTTGCCTGACCATGCCCAATTCAACCAGGTTGCCGGGCCTTCCTGGAGACTCTGCCCTGCCAAGTGGCATATCACCATCTCCACTGCCAACACCTAGCAAGAACCATGGGGAGAAAGTGTCATCAATCTCTGGGCAGAGCAAGCCTCACTCTGCAGTCTGGGCATCCACAGGCCCTCCCTTTTGGGCCCTAGGCACTGTGGCCCCCACCCGTCCTGCAGGAGAGCATGTCCTGTTGCACTGGACTGCACTGCTCTGCATGATGATATTTGTGAGTGCTTTCTCATTTGGATTTGGGCCAg TGACCTGGCTGGTTCTCAGTGAGATCTACCCTATGAAGATTCGAGGGAGGGCCTTCGCCTTCTGCAACAGCTTTAACTGGACTGCCAACCTTTTCATTAGCCTCTCCTTCCTAGACCTTATCG gacagtcttccaaaggagatACACCAAAGGAGCATTTCAAATTTTCCAGAATTGTAGATTCTCTCCTACCCCCACTCCAGAAGAGGAGAG GCACCATTGGCTTGTCCTGGACCTTCCTGCTTTATGGGCTGACTGCTATCCTCGGCGTGGGCTTCATCTATTTGTTTGTCCCTGAAACAAAAGGCCAGTCACTGGCAGAGATAGACCAGCAGTTCCAGAGGAGACG
- the SLC2A10 gene encoding solute carrier family 2, facilitated glucose transporter member 10 isoform X8, with protein MGHAPPLLLLCVSVSFLGGLTFGYELTVISGALLPLQLDFGLSCLEQELLVGSLLLGALLASMVGGFLIDRYGRKKTILGSNLVLLAGSLNLGLAGSLAWLILGRSVAGFAISLSSMACCIYVSELVEAQRRGVLVSLYEAGITVGILLSYAVNYTLAGHPWGWRQMFGWAAAPALLQSLSLLFLPADADEAAAHKDLIPLQGGEVSKLDLTVPRYSFLDLFRARDNMRSRTTVGLGLVLFQQLTGQPNLLCYASTIFHSVGFQGDSSAVLASVGLGTVKVVATLIAMGLVDRAGRRALLLAGCALMALSVSGIGLVSFAISMDSGPSCLTMPNSTRLPGLPGDSALPSGISPSPLPTPSKNHGEKVSSISGQSKPHSAVWASTGPPFWALGTVAPTRPAGEHVLLHWTALLCMMIFVSAFSFGFGPGTIGLSWTFLLYGLTAILGVGFIYLFVPETKGQSLAEIDQQFQRRRFMLSFDWAQSLAGIQYSPIEVPEAP; from the exons ATGG GCCACGCCCCACCACTACTGCTCctatgtgtttctgtgtcttttctgGGTGGCCTGACCTTTGGTTATGAACTGACTGTCATATCAGGTGCCCTGCTGCCACTGCAGCTTGACTTTGGGCTGAGCTGCCTGGAGCAGGAGCTCCTGGTGGGTAGCCTGCTCCTGGGCGCCCTGCTTGCCTCCATGGTGGGCGGCTTCCTCATCGACCGTTATGGCAGAAAGAAAACCATCCTCGGGAGCAACTTGGTGCTGCTGGCAGGCAGCCTGAACCTGGGCCTGGCTGGCTCCTTGGCCTGGCTGATCTTGGGCCGCTCAGTAGCTGGCTTTGCAATCTCCCTTTCCTCCATGGCCTGCTGTATCTATGTGTCAGAGTTGGTGGAAGCACAGCGGAGAGGAGTGCTAGTGTCTCTTTATGAGGCTGGCATCACTGTGGGGATTCTGCTGTCTTACGCAGTCAACTACACACTGGCTGGTCACCCTTGGGGCTGGAGGCAAATGTTTGGCTGGGCTGCGGCACCTGCCCTTCTGCAATCCCTcagcctcctctttctccctgctgATGCAGATGAGGCTGCAGCCCATAAAGACCTCATCCCCCTCCAGGGAGGTGAAGTCTCTAAACTGGACTTGACAGTGCCACGATACTCCTTTCTGGATCTCTTCAGAGCACGGGATAATATGCGCAGCCGGACCacagtggggctggggctggtgcTTTTTCAGCAGCTCACAGGGCAGCCCAACTTGCTGTGCTATGCCTCCACCATCTTCCATTCAGTCGGCTTCCAGGGGGACTCCTCAGCTGTTCTGGCCTCTGTGGGGCTTGGCACAGTGAAGGTTGTGGCCACTCTGATTGCCATGGGGTTGGTGGACCGAGCAGGCCGTAGGGCACTGCTGCTAGCTGGCTGTGCCCTCATGGCCCTGTCAGTCAGTGGCATTGGCCTTGTCAGCTTTGCCATATCCATGGACTCAGGCCCAAGTTGCCTGACCATGCCCAATTCAACCAGGTTGCCGGGCCTTCCTGGAGACTCTGCCCTGCCAAGTGGCATATCACCATCTCCACTGCCAACACCTAGCAAGAACCATGGGGAGAAAGTGTCATCAATCTCTGGGCAGAGCAAGCCTCACTCTGCAGTCTGGGCATCCACAGGCCCTCCCTTTTGGGCCCTAGGCACTGTGGCCCCCACCCGTCCTGCAGGAGAGCATGTCCTGTTGCACTGGACTGCACTGCTCTGCATGATGATATTTGTGAGTGCTTTCTCATTTGGATTTGGGCCAg GCACCATTGGCTTGTCCTGGACCTTCCTGCTTTATGGGCTGACTGCTATCCTCGGCGTGGGCTTCATCTATTTGTTTGTCCCTGAAACAAAAGGCCAGTCACTGGCAGAGATAGACCAGCAGTTCCAGAGGAGACG
- the SLC2A10 gene encoding solute carrier family 2, facilitated glucose transporter member 10 isoform X5 produces the protein MGHAPPLLLLCVSVSFLGGLTFGYELTVISGALLPLQLDFGLSCLEQELLVGSLLLGALLASMVGGFLIDRYGRKKTILGSNLVLLAGSLNLGLAGSLAWLILGRSVAGFAISLSSMACCIYVSELVEAQRRGVLVSLYEAGITVGILLSYAVNYTLAGHPWGWRQMFGWAAAPALLQSLSLLFLPADADEAAAHKDLIPLQGGEVSKLDLTVPRYSFLDLFRARDNMRSRTTVGLGLVLFQQLTGQPNLLCYASTIFHSVGFQGDSSAVLASVGLGTVKVVATLIAMGLVDRAGRRALLLAGCALMALSVSGIGLVSFAISMDSGPSCLTMPNSTRLPGLPGDSALPSGISPSPLPTPSKNHGEKVSSISGQSKPHSAVWASTGPPFWALGTVAPTRPAGEHVLLHWTALLCMMIFVSAFSFGFGPVTWLVLSEIYPMKIRGRAFAFCNSFNWTANLFISLSFLDLIGTIGLSWTFLLYGLTAILGVGFIYLFVPETKGQSLAEIDQQFQRRRFMLSFDWAQSLAGIQYSPIEVPEAP, from the exons ATGG GCCACGCCCCACCACTACTGCTCctatgtgtttctgtgtcttttctgGGTGGCCTGACCTTTGGTTATGAACTGACTGTCATATCAGGTGCCCTGCTGCCACTGCAGCTTGACTTTGGGCTGAGCTGCCTGGAGCAGGAGCTCCTGGTGGGTAGCCTGCTCCTGGGCGCCCTGCTTGCCTCCATGGTGGGCGGCTTCCTCATCGACCGTTATGGCAGAAAGAAAACCATCCTCGGGAGCAACTTGGTGCTGCTGGCAGGCAGCCTGAACCTGGGCCTGGCTGGCTCCTTGGCCTGGCTGATCTTGGGCCGCTCAGTAGCTGGCTTTGCAATCTCCCTTTCCTCCATGGCCTGCTGTATCTATGTGTCAGAGTTGGTGGAAGCACAGCGGAGAGGAGTGCTAGTGTCTCTTTATGAGGCTGGCATCACTGTGGGGATTCTGCTGTCTTACGCAGTCAACTACACACTGGCTGGTCACCCTTGGGGCTGGAGGCAAATGTTTGGCTGGGCTGCGGCACCTGCCCTTCTGCAATCCCTcagcctcctctttctccctgctgATGCAGATGAGGCTGCAGCCCATAAAGACCTCATCCCCCTCCAGGGAGGTGAAGTCTCTAAACTGGACTTGACAGTGCCACGATACTCCTTTCTGGATCTCTTCAGAGCACGGGATAATATGCGCAGCCGGACCacagtggggctggggctggtgcTTTTTCAGCAGCTCACAGGGCAGCCCAACTTGCTGTGCTATGCCTCCACCATCTTCCATTCAGTCGGCTTCCAGGGGGACTCCTCAGCTGTTCTGGCCTCTGTGGGGCTTGGCACAGTGAAGGTTGTGGCCACTCTGATTGCCATGGGGTTGGTGGACCGAGCAGGCCGTAGGGCACTGCTGCTAGCTGGCTGTGCCCTCATGGCCCTGTCAGTCAGTGGCATTGGCCTTGTCAGCTTTGCCATATCCATGGACTCAGGCCCAAGTTGCCTGACCATGCCCAATTCAACCAGGTTGCCGGGCCTTCCTGGAGACTCTGCCCTGCCAAGTGGCATATCACCATCTCCACTGCCAACACCTAGCAAGAACCATGGGGAGAAAGTGTCATCAATCTCTGGGCAGAGCAAGCCTCACTCTGCAGTCTGGGCATCCACAGGCCCTCCCTTTTGGGCCCTAGGCACTGTGGCCCCCACCCGTCCTGCAGGAGAGCATGTCCTGTTGCACTGGACTGCACTGCTCTGCATGATGATATTTGTGAGTGCTTTCTCATTTGGATTTGGGCCAg TGACCTGGCTGGTTCTCAGTGAGATCTACCCTATGAAGATTCGAGGGAGGGCCTTCGCCTTCTGCAACAGCTTTAACTGGACTGCCAACCTTTTCATTAGCCTCTCCTTCCTAGACCTTATCG GCACCATTGGCTTGTCCTGGACCTTCCTGCTTTATGGGCTGACTGCTATCCTCGGCGTGGGCTTCATCTATTTGTTTGTCCCTGAAACAAAAGGCCAGTCACTGGCAGAGATAGACCAGCAGTTCCAGAGGAGACG
- the SLC2A10 gene encoding solute carrier family 2, facilitated glucose transporter member 10 isoform X3: protein MGHAPPLLLLCVSVSFLGGLTFGYELTVISGALLPLQLDFGLSCLEQELLVGSLLLGALLASMVGGFLIDRYGRKKTILGSNLVLLAGSLNLGLAGSLAWLILGRSVAGFAISLSSMACCIYVSELVEAQRRGVLVSLYEAGITVGILLSYAVNYTLAGHPWGWRQMFGWAAAPALLQSLSLLFLPADADEAAAHKDLIPLQGGEVSKLDLTVPRYSFLDLFRARDNMRSRTTVGLGLVLFQQLTGQPNLLCYASTIFHSVGFQGDSSAVLASVGLGTVKVVATLIAMGLVDRAGRRALLLAGCALMALSVSGIGLVSFAISMDSGPSCLTMPNSTRLPGLPGDSALPSGISPSPLPTPSKNHGEKVSSISGQSKPHSAVWASTGPPFWALGTVAPTRPAGEHVLLHWTALLCMMIFVSAFSFGFGPVTWLVLSEIYPMKIRGRAFAFCNSFNWTANLFISLSFLDLIGQSSKGDTPKEHFKFSRIVDSLLPPLQKRRGTIGLSWTFLLYGLTAILGVGFIYLFVPETKGQSLAEIDQQFQRRRHQVAGATMIPF, encoded by the exons ATGG GCCACGCCCCACCACTACTGCTCctatgtgtttctgtgtcttttctgGGTGGCCTGACCTTTGGTTATGAACTGACTGTCATATCAGGTGCCCTGCTGCCACTGCAGCTTGACTTTGGGCTGAGCTGCCTGGAGCAGGAGCTCCTGGTGGGTAGCCTGCTCCTGGGCGCCCTGCTTGCCTCCATGGTGGGCGGCTTCCTCATCGACCGTTATGGCAGAAAGAAAACCATCCTCGGGAGCAACTTGGTGCTGCTGGCAGGCAGCCTGAACCTGGGCCTGGCTGGCTCCTTGGCCTGGCTGATCTTGGGCCGCTCAGTAGCTGGCTTTGCAATCTCCCTTTCCTCCATGGCCTGCTGTATCTATGTGTCAGAGTTGGTGGAAGCACAGCGGAGAGGAGTGCTAGTGTCTCTTTATGAGGCTGGCATCACTGTGGGGATTCTGCTGTCTTACGCAGTCAACTACACACTGGCTGGTCACCCTTGGGGCTGGAGGCAAATGTTTGGCTGGGCTGCGGCACCTGCCCTTCTGCAATCCCTcagcctcctctttctccctgctgATGCAGATGAGGCTGCAGCCCATAAAGACCTCATCCCCCTCCAGGGAGGTGAAGTCTCTAAACTGGACTTGACAGTGCCACGATACTCCTTTCTGGATCTCTTCAGAGCACGGGATAATATGCGCAGCCGGACCacagtggggctggggctggtgcTTTTTCAGCAGCTCACAGGGCAGCCCAACTTGCTGTGCTATGCCTCCACCATCTTCCATTCAGTCGGCTTCCAGGGGGACTCCTCAGCTGTTCTGGCCTCTGTGGGGCTTGGCACAGTGAAGGTTGTGGCCACTCTGATTGCCATGGGGTTGGTGGACCGAGCAGGCCGTAGGGCACTGCTGCTAGCTGGCTGTGCCCTCATGGCCCTGTCAGTCAGTGGCATTGGCCTTGTCAGCTTTGCCATATCCATGGACTCAGGCCCAAGTTGCCTGACCATGCCCAATTCAACCAGGTTGCCGGGCCTTCCTGGAGACTCTGCCCTGCCAAGTGGCATATCACCATCTCCACTGCCAACACCTAGCAAGAACCATGGGGAGAAAGTGTCATCAATCTCTGGGCAGAGCAAGCCTCACTCTGCAGTCTGGGCATCCACAGGCCCTCCCTTTTGGGCCCTAGGCACTGTGGCCCCCACCCGTCCTGCAGGAGAGCATGTCCTGTTGCACTGGACTGCACTGCTCTGCATGATGATATTTGTGAGTGCTTTCTCATTTGGATTTGGGCCAg TGACCTGGCTGGTTCTCAGTGAGATCTACCCTATGAAGATTCGAGGGAGGGCCTTCGCCTTCTGCAACAGCTTTAACTGGACTGCCAACCTTTTCATTAGCCTCTCCTTCCTAGACCTTATCG gacagtcttccaaaggagatACACCAAAGGAGCATTTCAAATTTTCCAGAATTGTAGATTCTCTCCTACCCCCACTCCAGAAGAGGAGAG GCACCATTGGCTTGTCCTGGACCTTCCTGCTTTATGGGCTGACTGCTATCCTCGGCGTGGGCTTCATCTATTTGTTTGTCCCTGAAACAAAAGGCCAGTCACTGGCAGAGATAGACCAGCAGTTCCAGAGGAGACG
- the SLC2A10 gene encoding solute carrier family 2, facilitated glucose transporter member 10 isoform X2 — protein sequence MGHAPPLLLLCVSVSFLGGLTFGYELTVISGALLPLQLDFGLSCLEQELLVGSLLLGALLASMVGGFLIDRYGRKKTILGSNLVLLAGSLNLGLAGSLAWLILGRSVAGFAISLSSMACCIYVSELVEAQRRGVLVSLYEAGITVGILLSYAVNYTLAGHPWGWRQMFGWAAAPALLQSLSLLFLPADADEAAAHKDLIPLQGGEVSKLDLTVPRYSFLDLFRARDNMRSRTTVGLGLVLFQQLTGQPNLLCYASTIFHSVGFQGDSSAVLASVGLGTVKVVATLIAMGLVDRAGRRALLLAGCALMALSVSGIGLVSFAISMDSGPSCLTMPNSTRLPGLPGDSALPSGISPSPLPTPSKNHGEKVSSISGQSKPHSAVWASTGPPFWALGTVAPTRPAGEHVLLHWTALLCMMIFVSAFSFGFGPVTWLVLSEIYPMKIRGRAFAFCNSFNWTANLFISLSFLDLIGQSSKGDTPKEHFKFSRIVDSLLPPLQKRRGTIGLSWTFLLYGLTAILGVGFIYLFVPETKGQSLAEIDQQFQRRRYHCFVTDYDAVD from the exons ATGG GCCACGCCCCACCACTACTGCTCctatgtgtttctgtgtcttttctgGGTGGCCTGACCTTTGGTTATGAACTGACTGTCATATCAGGTGCCCTGCTGCCACTGCAGCTTGACTTTGGGCTGAGCTGCCTGGAGCAGGAGCTCCTGGTGGGTAGCCTGCTCCTGGGCGCCCTGCTTGCCTCCATGGTGGGCGGCTTCCTCATCGACCGTTATGGCAGAAAGAAAACCATCCTCGGGAGCAACTTGGTGCTGCTGGCAGGCAGCCTGAACCTGGGCCTGGCTGGCTCCTTGGCCTGGCTGATCTTGGGCCGCTCAGTAGCTGGCTTTGCAATCTCCCTTTCCTCCATGGCCTGCTGTATCTATGTGTCAGAGTTGGTGGAAGCACAGCGGAGAGGAGTGCTAGTGTCTCTTTATGAGGCTGGCATCACTGTGGGGATTCTGCTGTCTTACGCAGTCAACTACACACTGGCTGGTCACCCTTGGGGCTGGAGGCAAATGTTTGGCTGGGCTGCGGCACCTGCCCTTCTGCAATCCCTcagcctcctctttctccctgctgATGCAGATGAGGCTGCAGCCCATAAAGACCTCATCCCCCTCCAGGGAGGTGAAGTCTCTAAACTGGACTTGACAGTGCCACGATACTCCTTTCTGGATCTCTTCAGAGCACGGGATAATATGCGCAGCCGGACCacagtggggctggggctggtgcTTTTTCAGCAGCTCACAGGGCAGCCCAACTTGCTGTGCTATGCCTCCACCATCTTCCATTCAGTCGGCTTCCAGGGGGACTCCTCAGCTGTTCTGGCCTCTGTGGGGCTTGGCACAGTGAAGGTTGTGGCCACTCTGATTGCCATGGGGTTGGTGGACCGAGCAGGCCGTAGGGCACTGCTGCTAGCTGGCTGTGCCCTCATGGCCCTGTCAGTCAGTGGCATTGGCCTTGTCAGCTTTGCCATATCCATGGACTCAGGCCCAAGTTGCCTGACCATGCCCAATTCAACCAGGTTGCCGGGCCTTCCTGGAGACTCTGCCCTGCCAAGTGGCATATCACCATCTCCACTGCCAACACCTAGCAAGAACCATGGGGAGAAAGTGTCATCAATCTCTGGGCAGAGCAAGCCTCACTCTGCAGTCTGGGCATCCACAGGCCCTCCCTTTTGGGCCCTAGGCACTGTGGCCCCCACCCGTCCTGCAGGAGAGCATGTCCTGTTGCACTGGACTGCACTGCTCTGCATGATGATATTTGTGAGTGCTTTCTCATTTGGATTTGGGCCAg TGACCTGGCTGGTTCTCAGTGAGATCTACCCTATGAAGATTCGAGGGAGGGCCTTCGCCTTCTGCAACAGCTTTAACTGGACTGCCAACCTTTTCATTAGCCTCTCCTTCCTAGACCTTATCG gacagtcttccaaaggagatACACCAAAGGAGCATTTCAAATTTTCCAGAATTGTAGATTCTCTCCTACCCCCACTCCAGAAGAGGAGAG GCACCATTGGCTTGTCCTGGACCTTCCTGCTTTATGGGCTGACTGCTATCCTCGGCGTGGGCTTCATCTATTTGTTTGTCCCTGAAACAAAAGGCCAGTCACTGGCAGAGATAGACCAGCAGTTCCAGAGGAGACG